In the Streptomyces sp. BHT-5-2 genome, one interval contains:
- a CDS encoding ABC transporter permease, whose product MTAVETGAGTATGTFAPRPGAAPLPRMIRAQAALETRMLLRNGEQLLLTVVIPTLLLVLFSAVRIIDTGAGRSVDFLTPGVLALAVLSTAFTGQAIATGFERRYGVLKRLAASPLPRWGLMTAKTCAVLVTEVLQVVLLTAVALALGWSPHGAATGAVSVVLLLLLGTAAFSGLGLLMAGTLKAEATLAAANLVFLLLLVGGGVIVPLDKFPAGAQQVLQFLPISALSDGLRAVLQHGAGTPWADLGILAVWAALGLGAAARFFRWE is encoded by the coding sequence ATGACCGCCGTCGAGACCGGTGCCGGCACCGCGACCGGCACGTTCGCCCCGCGCCCCGGGGCGGCCCCGCTGCCCCGGATGATCCGCGCGCAGGCCGCCCTGGAGACCAGGATGCTGCTGCGCAACGGCGAGCAGCTGCTGCTGACGGTCGTCATCCCGACGCTGCTGCTGGTGCTGTTCTCCGCCGTCCGCATCATCGACACCGGCGCCGGCAGGTCGGTGGACTTCCTCACCCCGGGCGTCCTGGCACTCGCCGTGCTGTCCACCGCGTTCACCGGACAGGCCATCGCCACCGGCTTCGAGCGGCGCTACGGCGTGCTCAAGCGGCTGGCCGCCTCGCCGCTGCCGCGCTGGGGGCTGATGACCGCCAAGACCTGCGCGGTGCTGGTCACCGAGGTCCTGCAGGTCGTCCTGCTCACCGCGGTCGCCCTGGCGCTGGGCTGGTCCCCGCACGGCGCCGCGACCGGCGCCGTCTCCGTGGTCCTGCTGCTCCTGCTGGGCACCGCCGCGTTCTCCGGGCTGGGCCTGCTGATGGCCGGCACCCTCAAGGCCGAGGCCACCCTGGCCGCCGCCAACCTGGTCTTCCTGCTGCTGCTCGTCGGCGGCGGGGTGATCGTCCCGCTGGACAAGTTCCCGGCCGGCGCCCAGCAGGTGCTCCAGTTCCTGCCGATCTCCGCGCTCTCGGACGGCCTGCGGGCGGTGCTCCAGCACGGTGCCGGAACGCCCTGGGCCGACCTCGGCATCCTCGCGGTCTGGGCCGCGCTGGGGCTGGGCGCGGCGGCCCGGTTCTTCCGCTGGGAGTAG
- a CDS encoding heme A synthase: MPNTLNPFELIARRWQPSARFVERAALATVVMAVVIVVTGGAVRLTESGLGCSTWPKCTPDSLTPTAAMGINGLIEFGNRLLTYVLCAFIGLFIIAARARAPRRRSLTRLGWAQFWIVMGNAVWGGIVVLTGLNPYLVAAHFLLTSALLTVCVVSWQRAKEGDEEPRDAVARPVRQLAWLLVAATGALTVVGTVVTGTGPHAGDAHKVHRIPLNWQEITQLHVDFVYVVVGLSVALWFALRAVKAPAAPRRAALELLGCLALQGVIGYVQYFTGLPEIVVGLHMLGASLVWIAVLRVCLSLRERGPRPVDGPPAAAAVEAPAAQPASAASR; encoded by the coding sequence GTGCCGAACACGCTGAATCCCTTTGAGCTGATCGCCCGCCGCTGGCAGCCCTCCGCGCGCTTCGTCGAGCGGGCGGCGCTCGCCACCGTCGTGATGGCCGTGGTCATCGTCGTGACCGGCGGCGCGGTCCGGCTGACCGAGTCCGGTCTGGGTTGCTCGACGTGGCCCAAGTGCACGCCGGACAGCCTCACCCCGACCGCCGCGATGGGCATCAACGGCCTCATCGAGTTCGGCAACCGCCTGCTGACCTACGTGCTGTGCGCCTTCATCGGGCTGTTCATCATCGCCGCCCGGGCCCGCGCACCGCGCCGCCGCTCGCTCACCCGGCTCGGCTGGGCGCAGTTCTGGATCGTGATGGGCAACGCGGTCTGGGGCGGCATCGTCGTGCTGACCGGCCTGAACCCGTACCTCGTCGCGGCGCACTTCCTGCTCACCAGCGCCCTGCTGACGGTCTGTGTCGTGTCCTGGCAGCGCGCCAAGGAGGGCGACGAGGAGCCGCGCGACGCGGTCGCCCGCCCGGTGCGGCAGCTGGCCTGGCTGCTGGTGGCGGCCACCGGCGCGCTCACCGTCGTCGGCACGGTCGTCACCGGCACCGGCCCGCACGCGGGCGACGCCCACAAGGTGCACCGCATCCCGCTGAACTGGCAGGAGATCACCCAACTCCACGTCGACTTCGTCTACGTCGTGGTCGGCCTGAGCGTGGCCCTGTGGTTCGCGCTGCGCGCGGTCAAGGCCCCGGCCGCACCGCGCCGGGCGGCGCTGGAACTCCTGGGCTGCCTCGCCCTGCAGGGCGTCATCGGCTACGTCCAGTACTTCACCGGTCTGCCGGAGATCGTCGTCGGGCTGCACATGCTGGGCGCGTCCCTGGTGTGGATCGCGGTGCTGCGGGTCTGCCTGTCGCTGCGCGAGCGCGGGCCGCGCCCGGTGGACGGCCCGCCCGCGGCGGCCGCCGTCGAGGCCCCGGCCGCTCAGCCGGCCTCCGCCGCCAGCCGGTAG
- a CDS encoding amidohydrolase, with the protein MDTLPPLIDQYSHGAVHGELGLGSFEAHLAAAVGAQGPAPAGTSHFDTRTGLALRRWCPPLLGLEPHCPPVRYLARRREIGAFRAGRKLLRGTGIGTFLVEAGAPGVLTSAPELAAAAQGRAHEVVRLEPLAEQVADTSGSVDSFLGYTAEALYSAAQHAIAFASGAGYCEGRAPEAGEVRRAADRWLRGRRPGEPLGEPALVRHLLWSAVATGLPVQLHCADPQPLAAFLRATAGLGCDLVLLPRAPHHRRAAQLAAVHPHVYADTGPCPEETLGQAPFGKLLFSSGARGLPELYVTAARLFSRAMARVVGEWTAEGLCAAADGRRITELVGSGTARRVYRLAAEAG; encoded by the coding sequence ATGGACACACTCCCCCCGCTCATCGACCAGTACAGCCACGGCGCCGTCCACGGTGAACTCGGCCTCGGTTCCTTCGAGGCCCATCTGGCCGCCGCCGTCGGCGCCCAGGGCCCGGCCCCCGCGGGCACCAGCCACTTCGACACCCGCACCGGCCTGGCGTTACGCCGCTGGTGCCCGCCGCTGCTGGGCCTGGAACCGCACTGCCCGCCGGTGCGCTATCTGGCCCGGCGGCGCGAGATCGGCGCCTTCCGCGCGGGCCGGAAGCTGCTCCGCGGCACCGGCATCGGCACGTTCCTGGTGGAGGCCGGTGCGCCCGGCGTCCTGACCTCGGCGCCCGAACTCGCCGCCGCCGCACAGGGCCGCGCCCACGAGGTCGTCCGTCTGGAACCGCTCGCCGAACAGGTCGCCGACACCTCCGGCAGCGTCGACTCCTTCCTCGGCTACACCGCCGAGGCCCTCTACTCCGCCGCCCAGCACGCCATCGCCTTCGCCTCCGGCGCCGGCTACTGCGAGGGGCGGGCCCCGGAGGCGGGCGAGGTACGGCGGGCCGCGGACCGCTGGCTGCGCGGGCGCCGCCCGGGGGAGCCGCTGGGGGAGCCGGCGCTCGTCCGGCACCTGCTGTGGAGTGCGGTGGCCACCGGGCTCCCGGTGCAGCTGCACTGTGCCGATCCGCAGCCGCTGGCGGCCTTCCTGCGGGCCACCGCCGGGCTCGGCTGCGACCTCGTCCTGCTGCCCCGGGCCCCGCACCACCGGCGGGCCGCGCAGCTGGCCGCCGTGCACCCGCACGTCTACGCGGACACCGGCCCGTGCCCCGAGGAGACGCTGGGCCAGGCGCCGTTCGGCAAGCTGTTGTTCTCCTCGGGGGCACGCGGACTGCCCGAGCTCTACGTCACCGCCGCACGGCTCTTCTCACGGGCCATGGCCCGCGTCGTGGGGGAGTGGACGGCCGAGGGGCTGTGCGCCGCCGCGGACGGACGGCGGATCACCGAGCTGGTCGGCTCGGGGACCGCGCGCCGGGTCTACCGGCTGGCGGCGGAGGCCGGCTGA
- a CDS encoding heme o synthase — protein MCVTAVETRPAGGLSQVPGSPGNRPFGARLKGFIALTKPRVIELLLMTTVPVMFLAAGGVPDLWLVLATCVGGYLSAGGAAAYNMYLDRDIDAMMDRTSQRPLVTGVVSPRECLVFATVLAVGSTAWFWFLVNPLSAMLSLGALLFYVVVYTMILKRRTSQNIVWGGIAGCMPVFIGWSSVTNTVSWASCVLFLVIFFWTPPHYWPLSMKVTDDYKRVGVPMLPAVAGNKVVARQIVVYSWVMVAVSLLLQPLGYTGWFYTAVAVACGAFWLWEAHALQSRAKAGVTGAKLKEMRLFHWSITYVSLLFVAVAVDPFLR, from the coding sequence GTGTGCGTGACGGCCGTCGAAACCCGTCCTGCGGGGGGGCTCTCTCAGGTCCCCGGGAGTCCCGGTAACCGGCCGTTCGGGGCCCGGCTCAAGGGGTTCATCGCGCTGACCAAGCCGCGGGTCATCGAGCTGCTGCTGATGACGACGGTGCCGGTGATGTTCCTGGCGGCCGGCGGGGTCCCGGACCTGTGGCTGGTACTGGCCACCTGCGTCGGCGGCTATCTGTCCGCCGGCGGTGCCGCCGCGTACAACATGTACCTCGACCGCGACATCGACGCGATGATGGACCGCACCTCCCAGCGTCCGCTGGTGACCGGCGTGGTCTCGCCGCGCGAGTGCCTGGTCTTCGCCACCGTCCTCGCGGTCGGCTCCACCGCGTGGTTCTGGTTCCTCGTCAACCCGCTGTCGGCGATGCTGTCCCTCGGGGCGCTGCTCTTCTACGTCGTCGTCTACACCATGATCCTCAAGCGGCGGACGAGCCAGAACATCGTCTGGGGCGGCATCGCGGGCTGCATGCCGGTCTTCATCGGCTGGTCCTCGGTGACCAACACGGTCTCCTGGGCCTCGTGCGTCCTCTTCCTCGTCATCTTCTTCTGGACGCCGCCGCATTACTGGCCGCTGTCGATGAAGGTGACCGACGACTACAAGCGGGTCGGCGTGCCGATGCTGCCGGCGGTGGCGGGCAACAAGGTCGTCGCCCGGCAGATCGTCGTCTACAGCTGGGTGATGGTGGCGGTCTCGCTGCTGCTCCAGCCGCTGGGCTACACCGGCTGGTTCTACACCGCCGTCGCAGTCGCCTGCGGCGCCTTCTGGCTGTGGGAGGCGCACGCCCTCCAGTCCCGCGCCAAGGCCGGCGTCACCGGGGCCAAGCTCAAGGAGATGCGGCTCTTCCACTGGTCCATCACCTACGTCTCGCTGCTCTTCGTCGCCGTGGCGGTGGACCCCTTCCTGCGCTAG
- the tkt gene encoding transketolase has protein sequence MSTKPTTTDFEWTELDQRAVDTVRVLAMDSVQKVGNGHPGTAMSLAPAAYVLFQKLMRHDPADADWTGRDRFVLSAGHSSLTLYIQLFLAGYGLELADLEGFRTWGSKTPGHPEYGHTTGVETTTGPLGQGVANAVGMAMASRYERGLFDPDAAQGTSPFDHMVYVVAGDGCLQEGIAAEASSMAGHQKLGNLVMLWDDNHISIEGDTQTAVSEDTLKRYEAYGWHVQRVEQLPNGDLDPAGLAAALEAAKAETGRPSFIAVRSIIAWPAPNAQNTEAAHGSALGAEEVAATKRVLGFDPEKSFVVADEVLAHTRRALDRGREARAEWEKSFAAWRTANPERAAEFDRIAAGELPEGWEDHIPSFETGKAVATRAASGKVLQALGAVVPELWGGSADLAGSNNTTIDKTSSFLPEGNPLPGADPYGRTVHFGIREHSMAAEMNGIALHGNTRIYGGTFLVFSDYMRNAVRLSALMHLPVTYVWTHDSIGLGEDGPTHQPVEHLASLRAIPGLNIVRPADANETALAWREIMRRWTKEFRVGAPHGLALTRQGVPTYEADENTAKGGYVRFEAEGADGTAAEPQAVLIATGSELQLAVAAREQLQAEGVPTRVVSMPSVEWFEEQDQAYKDSVLPPSVKARVAVEAGIGLTWYRYVGDAGRIVSLEHFGASADGKLLFREFGFTPEAVAAAARASLAAAAR, from the coding sequence GTGAGCACCAAGCCGACCACCACAGATTTCGAGTGGACCGAACTGGACCAGCGGGCGGTGGACACCGTCCGCGTCCTGGCCATGGATTCCGTGCAGAAGGTCGGTAACGGCCATCCGGGTACGGCCATGAGCCTGGCGCCCGCCGCCTACGTTCTCTTCCAGAAGCTCATGCGGCACGACCCCGCCGACGCGGACTGGACCGGCCGGGACCGGTTCGTCCTCTCCGCCGGCCACTCCAGCCTGACCCTCTACATCCAGCTCTTCCTGGCCGGTTACGGTCTGGAGCTGGCGGACCTGGAGGGCTTCCGCACCTGGGGCTCGAAGACCCCGGGCCACCCGGAGTACGGCCACACCACCGGCGTGGAGACCACCACCGGCCCGCTGGGCCAGGGTGTCGCCAACGCGGTCGGCATGGCGATGGCGTCCCGCTACGAGCGCGGCCTGTTCGACCCCGACGCGGCGCAGGGCACCTCCCCCTTCGACCACATGGTGTACGTCGTCGCCGGTGACGGCTGCCTCCAGGAGGGCATCGCCGCCGAGGCGTCCTCCATGGCCGGCCACCAGAAGCTCGGCAACCTCGTCATGCTGTGGGACGACAACCACATCTCCATCGAGGGCGACACCCAGACCGCCGTCTCCGAGGACACCCTCAAGCGCTACGAGGCGTACGGCTGGCACGTCCAGCGCGTCGAGCAGCTGCCCAACGGCGACCTGGACCCGGCCGGTCTGGCCGCGGCCCTGGAGGCCGCCAAGGCGGAGACCGGGCGCCCGTCGTTCATCGCGGTCCGCTCGATCATCGCCTGGCCGGCCCCCAACGCCCAGAACACCGAGGCCGCGCACGGCTCCGCGCTGGGCGCCGAGGAGGTGGCCGCCACCAAGCGGGTGCTGGGCTTCGACCCGGAGAAGTCGTTCGTCGTCGCCGACGAGGTGCTGGCGCACACCCGCCGCGCCCTGGACCGCGGCCGCGAGGCCCGCGCCGAGTGGGAGAAGTCGTTCGCCGCCTGGCGCACCGCCAACCCCGAGCGCGCCGCCGAGTTCGACCGGATCGCCGCGGGCGAGCTGCCCGAGGGCTGGGAGGACCACATCCCGTCCTTCGAGACCGGCAAGGCGGTGGCCACCCGGGCCGCCTCCGGCAAGGTCCTCCAGGCGCTGGGCGCGGTCGTCCCCGAGCTGTGGGGCGGCTCCGCCGACCTCGCCGGGTCGAACAACACCACCATCGACAAGACCTCGTCGTTCCTGCCGGAGGGCAACCCGCTGCCGGGCGCCGACCCGTACGGCCGCACCGTCCACTTCGGCATCCGCGAGCACTCCATGGCCGCGGAGATGAACGGCATCGCGCTGCACGGCAACACCCGCATCTACGGCGGCACCTTCCTGGTGTTCTCCGACTACATGCGCAACGCCGTCCGGCTGTCGGCCCTGATGCACCTGCCGGTGACGTACGTGTGGACGCACGACTCCATCGGTCTGGGCGAGGACGGCCCGACCCACCAGCCGGTCGAGCACCTGGCCTCGCTGCGCGCCATCCCGGGCCTGAACATCGTGCGCCCGGCCGACGCCAACGAGACCGCGCTCGCCTGGCGCGAGATCATGCGCCGCTGGACGAAGGAGTTCCGCGTGGGCGCCCCGCACGGTCTGGCGCTGACCCGTCAGGGCGTGCCGACGTACGAGGCCGACGAGAACACCGCCAAGGGCGGCTACGTCCGCTTCGAGGCCGAAGGGGCCGACGGCACGGCCGCCGAGCCGCAGGCCGTGCTGATCGCCACCGGTTCCGAGCTGCAGCTGGCCGTGGCGGCACGCGAGCAGTTGCAGGCCGAGGGCGTCCCGACCCGCGTGGTGTCGATGCCGTCGGTGGAGTGGTTCGAGGAGCAGGACCAGGCGTACAAGGACAGCGTGCTGCCGCCGTCCGTGAAGGCGCGGGTGGCTGTGGAGGCCGGCATCGGCCTGACCTGGTACCGCTACGTCGGCGACGCCGGCCGGATCGTGTCGCTGGAGCACTTCGGCGCCTCGGCCGACGGCAAGCTCCTCTTCCGCGAGTTCGGCTTCACCCCGGAAGCGGTGGCCGCCGCCGCCCGGGCCTCGCTGGCCGCCGCCGCGCGCTGA